One stretch of Pradoshia sp. D12 DNA includes these proteins:
- the dnaN gene encoding DNA polymerase III subunit beta, with amino-acid sequence MKITIQRDRLVQSVTDVLKAVSTRTTIPILTGIKIKANEEGVTLTGSDSDISIESFIPAEEEGNELVEIKESGSIVLPARFFAEIVKKLPESTVDLEVYAHLQTIIRSGKAEYKLNGLNAEDYPQLPQMEEQHMYSMPIDLLKNIIRQTIFAVSTSETRPVLTGVNWRIEDGQLICIATDSHRLAMRKTVINGNGDSYSVVVPGKSLSELSKILDDTDEEIKIIFTENQVLFKSKNLLFFSRLLEGNYPDTSRLIPNESKTDVRINTKELLHAIDRASLLARESRNNVVKLSTMGNSYIEISSHTPEVGTVTEEIVTQTIEGEELKISFSAKYMMDALKALNVTEVTINFTGAMRPFVLKGVDDDSMLQLILPVRTY; translated from the coding sequence ATGAAAATTACGATTCAGCGCGACCGTCTGGTCCAAAGTGTTACTGATGTTCTTAAAGCGGTATCAACCCGTACAACGATACCAATTCTTACTGGAATAAAAATTAAAGCAAATGAAGAAGGGGTCACTTTAACAGGAAGTGATTCTGATATCTCTATTGAATCATTCATTCCAGCAGAAGAAGAAGGCAATGAACTAGTTGAAATTAAAGAGTCTGGGTCAATCGTTTTACCGGCTCGTTTCTTTGCTGAAATCGTAAAAAAACTTCCAGAGAGCACAGTTGATTTGGAAGTATATGCACACCTGCAAACAATTATTCGTTCAGGAAAGGCTGAATATAAACTAAACGGACTAAATGCTGAAGATTATCCACAGCTTCCTCAAATGGAAGAACAGCATATGTATTCTATGCCAATCGATTTATTAAAAAATATTATCCGTCAAACTATTTTCGCAGTGTCCACCTCAGAAACACGCCCTGTGTTGACAGGTGTAAACTGGCGCATAGAAGATGGGCAATTAATCTGTATTGCAACAGATAGCCATCGTTTGGCTATGAGAAAAACGGTGATTAATGGGAATGGTGATAGCTACAGTGTAGTCGTCCCTGGAAAGAGCTTAAGTGAATTAAGTAAAATCCTCGATGACACGGATGAAGAAATAAAAATTATATTTACAGAAAATCAGGTACTGTTTAAATCAAAAAATTTATTATTCTTCTCCAGATTATTAGAGGGTAATTATCCAGACACTTCTCGATTAATACCGAATGAAAGCAAAACAGATGTTAGAATAAATACAAAGGAACTTCTTCATGCCATTGATCGTGCTTCTTTATTAGCGAGAGAAAGCAGAAATAATGTTGTTAAGCTTTCTACAATGGGAAATTCCTATATTGAAATTTCCTCTCATACACCAGAGGTTGGTACAGTAACTGAGGAAATTGTTACTCAAACGATTGAGGGAGAGGAATTAAAAATATCCTTTAGTGCGAAATATATGATGGATGCCCTAAAAGCCTTGAATGTAACAGAAGTGACTATTAATTTTACTGGAGCGATGAGACCATTTGTTCTTAAAGGTGTAGATGACGATAGTATGCTGCAGTTAATACTGCCTGTTAGAACATATTGA
- the dnaA gene encoding chromosomal replication initiator protein DnaA gives MKNIDELWKHSLSILEKKISKPSFETWLKSTKAYSLKKDTLTVIAPNEFARDWLEERYSDVIGEVLYETTGEQLEVKFIIPHNQREEEYDLPAPAKRVRKSDDDQHEIPQTLLIPKYTFDTFVIGSGNRFAHAASLAVAEAPAKAYNPLFIYGGVGLGKTHLMHAIGHYVLEHNPSAKVVYLSSEKFTNEFINSIRDNRAEDFRNKYRNVDVLLIDDIQFLAGKESTQEEFFHTFNALHEESKQIVISSDRPPKEIPTLEDRLRSRFEWGLITDITPPDLETRIAILRKKAKAERLDISNEVMIYIANQIDSNIRELEGALIRVVAYSSLINKDINADLAAEALKDIIPNSKPKIIAISDIQRTVGEYFNVKLDDFKAKKRTKSVAFPRQIAMYLSRELTDSSLPKIGEEFGGRDHTTVIHAHEKISKLLQIDSQLQDHIKEITLKLNNH, from the coding sequence CTGGCTGAAGTCTACAAAAGCTTATTCTTTAAAAAAGGATACACTCACAGTAATTGCGCCAAACGAGTTTGCCCGAGATTGGCTAGAGGAACGTTACTCAGATGTAATAGGTGAGGTTTTATACGAAACTACAGGCGAACAATTGGAAGTTAAATTCATTATTCCTCACAACCAAAGGGAAGAAGAATATGATTTACCAGCACCGGCCAAAAGGGTTAGAAAATCAGATGACGATCAGCATGAGATACCTCAAACCTTATTAATACCAAAGTATACTTTTGATACTTTCGTTATTGGTTCCGGCAACCGTTTTGCCCATGCAGCATCCTTGGCTGTAGCGGAAGCTCCGGCTAAAGCCTATAATCCTCTATTTATTTATGGGGGAGTTGGACTTGGTAAAACACATTTAATGCATGCTATCGGCCATTATGTATTGGAGCACAACCCATCAGCTAAAGTGGTTTATTTGTCATCCGAGAAATTTACAAATGAATTTATTAATTCAATCCGAGATAACCGTGCTGAAGATTTCCGTAATAAATACCGGAATGTCGATGTACTGCTAATTGATGATATTCAATTTTTAGCTGGAAAAGAATCGACTCAGGAGGAATTTTTCCATACGTTTAATGCACTCCACGAGGAAAGTAAGCAAATCGTTATCTCAAGTGATCGTCCTCCGAAAGAGATTCCGACTCTTGAAGATCGGTTGCGGTCTCGTTTTGAATGGGGTCTGATTACTGATATTACACCACCAGATCTCGAAACAAGGATTGCGATCCTGCGGAAGAAAGCAAAAGCTGAACGACTGGATATTTCGAATGAAGTTATGATTTATATAGCCAACCAAATCGATTCCAACATTCGTGAGCTCGAAGGAGCCCTAATAAGAGTGGTAGCCTATTCTTCCTTAATAAATAAGGATATTAACGCAGACTTAGCTGCCGAAGCTCTAAAGGATATCATTCCGAATTCGAAACCAAAAATTATCGCTATATCGGATATTCAGAGGACAGTTGGAGAATACTTTAATGTAAAATTAGATGATTTTAAAGCTAAAAAACGGACAAAATCAGTTGCCTTCCCTAGGCAGATTGCTATGTATTTGTCCAGAGAGCTTACGGACTCTTCATTGCCCAAAATAGGTGAAGAATTTGGAGGACGTGACCATACAACTGTTATACATGCACATGAAAAAATATCTAAGCTTTTACAAATCGATTCTCAGCTACAGGATCATATTAAGGAAATTACTTTAAAACTTAACAATCACTGA
- the yaaA gene encoding S4 domain-containing protein YaaA, producing the protein MMESIRIQTEYITLGQFLKLASIIDSGGNAKWFLSEYEVYVNGELDVRRGRKLRVGDRIEIPDVGSYIITD; encoded by the coding sequence ATGATGGAATCAATACGTATTCAAACCGAGTATATTACCCTCGGGCAATTTTTAAAATTAGCGAGTATTATCGACTCTGGCGGGAACGCAAAATGGTTTCTTTCAGAATATGAGGTATACGTGAATGGTGAACTGGATGTTCGCAGAGGCAGAAAGCTCCGGGTTGGAGACCGTATTGAAATCCCGGATGTCGGTTCCTATATTA